From the genome of Sulfurimonas paralvinellae:
TGGGATAAAAACACAAAAGCAAGAGACGTTTTAAAATCTGGTGATGAAGTAGAAGTTAAAATTGCTAAGATCAATGAAGAAGATCAAAAAATCTCTCTTAACAGAAAAACTCTTTTAGAGTCTCCTGTTGATCAATTTGCAAAAACACACAAAGTAAACTCAATCGTTACAGGTACTATCCGTGATATTAAAGATTTCGGTGTATTTGTATCTCTTGAAGATGGTGTTGATGCGCTTATCCGTGATGAAGATTTAGCACCGCTTAACAAAGAAGAGTTAGAGCCTGGTCAAGAGATCGAAGCAGCAGTAGCAAACATCGATACTCGTCGTGACCGTATCCGTCTTTCTGTTAAAAAATTAGATTACATTAAAAATCAGGCAATGCTTGAAGAGATTAACGACAACGAGTCACACTCTTTAGGTGATTTGCTTAAAGATAAGTTGAAATAAGAACTTTTCTATGCAGAAGATTATGAAATGGTTCGCTCCGCTCTTAGCAGTCGGAGTGGCTGTTTTCATAGCATTTTTTCTGATCTCTATTAACTCTCCTGAAATTGTCCAAGAGAGTGAGCCGCTTACGTTAAAAAGCGAGAATGTCGCACCAAAACAAAACGAAAAGATATGGCTCAACCATTTGTCACAAACACGGCAAAAAGGGTATTTTTATCCTGTCAATGAAGTGTATGTCCAAGTCAATCTGAATGAAAAAATAACTAAAACTATAACCTATAAATTATCGGCATTTTTAAAAGACCCTTATCAGCTTTTCTGTTTGAAAGAAGAACTGAAAAACTATGGTCTTAAATATTTTTTAAAAAAAGATAAACAGGGTATAGATTTACTTATTTATTCACAAAATGTTGATAAATTACAATCTTTGGTTCAGGTACTGAAGAATTATAAAATTTCGGCTCAAATCAAGCCATATAAAGAGGAATATTAAATGCAGAAATATACAGTAGTAGTATGTGACCATATTCATGAAGCGGGTCTAAAAATGCTTCAAGATGACGAAGCTATCAATTTTGTTATGGCAGCTGACGTTGATAAAAAAGAGCTTGTTGAGAAGATTATTCCAACTGCGGATGTTGCCATTACAAGAAGTTCGACTGATGTTGACTCATTCTTTTTGGAACACGCAGATAATATGAAAGCGATCGTTCGTGCCGGTGTCGGTGTTGACAATGTTGATATCCCGGGATGTTCTAAAAAAGGTATCATTGTTATGAACGTACCGACTGCAAATACTATTGCAGCAGTTGAACTGACTATGACACATATGCTTAGCTGTATGAGAATGTTTCCATACTCTCATGACCATTTGAAAAATCAAAGAATCTGGAAACGTGAAAAATGGTACGGTTATGAGCTTAAAGGCAAGAAGCTCGGTGTTATCGGTTTTGGTAACATCGGTAGTCGTGTCGCTAAACGTGCAAAAGCTTTTGAGATGGACATTGTCGCTTACGATCCATACATTGATCCTGCAAAAGTAACTGACTTAGATATGACATACACGAAAAACTTCGATGATATCTTAGCTTGTGATGTGATCACTATCCATACACCGAAAAATAAAGAGACTATCGGTATTATTGGTGAAGAAGAGATCGCTAAAATGAAAGACGGTGTTGTTCTTGTAAACTGTGCGAGGGGTGACCTTTACAATGAAGATGCGCTTTATAACGGTTTGAAAAGCGGTAAGATCCGTTTTGCAGGTATTGATGTATTTGGTAAAGAGCCGGCGATTAACAATAAACTGCTTGACCTTGACAATATAGTTGTCTCTCCACACTTAGGTGCAAATACTTACGAGTCTCAGTACAACATCGGTACGCAGGCAGCAGGGAATGCTATTGAAGCTGCTAAGGGTATTTCATATCCAAATGCACTTAACTTGCCTATTGATGAGAGCAAAATACCTGAATTTGTTAAGCCGTTCTTAGAGATGGGACAAAAGATCGGATTTATGGCTTCACAGATCAACAAGTCTAAAATCGTTTCAATCAGAGTAAAAGGTCAGGGTGAAATAGGAAACTATGTCGATTCTCTTGCTACTTTTGTAACTGTTGGAGCAATGAGCCACTCTTCTGAGACTATTAACTATGTAAATGCTGATTTCGTAGCAAAAGAGAAAGGGGTGGACGTTGAGCCTGTCAATCTTGGAGACTCTGCTGTTTATAAGAACCTTATCACTGTAAAACTTACAACAAATGAGGGAACAACAACTATCTCTGCTACGATTTTTGATGATGGTGTACAGCGTATCGTCTCTATTGACGGTTTTGACAATGAAGTGGCGATTAAAGGTGATATGATCCTCTTTAAAAATTCTGATGTTCCTGGTGTTATCGGGAGTGTAGGAACTATTCTTTCTAATAATAGTGTAAATATTTCAGACTTTTCATTAGCGCGTAATGAGAACAAAGAAGCACTCGCTGTTATCTTGGTTGACAATGTAGTAAGTGATAAAACACTTGAAGAACTCGCTTCACTTGAAGCATGTAAAAGTGTAAGTTACGCACGTCTGTAACTTCTCATCTTTTAAACAAGACTCTGTTTTTAAAAAATAGAGTCTTTCTTTATCCCTCTTTTTCTAAACTTACTCACTAAATTATTTATATACACTCTTATAATACTATAGCTATATATTATTTTTAAATGAAGATATAAAAGAAGTATACCCATCAGAGAGATGATGGGCATATAAAAGAGAGTTATTAAACCGGATCTTCTACAGAAACGGCTTTTTTCTCATGAAAGTGAAAATGTTTTTCCAAATCTACTGTATACAGAAGTACAGGAACAACGATAAGTGAAGCGATGACCGCTGCTACTGTACCAAATATAAGTGCGACACCAAGACCGCCAAAGACAGGATCGGCCGCAAGAAGTGTTGAAGCCAAAATAATAGCAACAGCAGTTAAGAAGATAGGTTTTGCACGTGTTGCTGATGCATAGGCAATAGCTTCTGCTTTATGCATCCCTTTTTCATCCATCAATGATTTCGTAAAATCAATAAGCAGCAGAGAGTTCCGTGAACTAATTCCTATAAGGGCGATAAAACCGATCAGCGATGTTGCTGTGAGGAAGAAAGTATCCGGTGTAAAGAGATCCATGATCCAGTGCCCGACAATGACGCCGATGATAGAGAGAAATGAACCAAGCAGGATGATACCGCTGAGTGTATAACTTTTATAGTAGATAACCATTAACAAGAAGATAAGGATAAGGGCAGCAATGAAAGCGCCTCCCAAGTCTCTAAAAGTATCCATGGTAACTTTCATCTCACCATCCCAGATAAGATCATAGATTTCACCTGTCTTTTTATCTGTAAGTCGTAGATTGAAAAGACCTGTTTTTTCAACATTGTAATCATCTGTAAATGTATCTATGATCGTTTTTCTTGCATCAAGAAGAGGATAGACTTGAGAGACCATATCTGTCTCTGCAAGTACATTTGTCATCTGATGGAGATCTTTGGACATAATTAACGGGTTTGATTTTTTTGGAGTGACTTTTACAAGTTCCGTAACTGGTACCATCATGCCCATTTTATTCATCAGTTTCAAAGAAGCAAGTTTAGCCTTTACAGATGCAAGATCTTTTTTTGTAAATCTTTTTGAATCCTGTGAAAGTGAAAGAAAAATAGGAATCTGGTCATTGTATTTGTCTGAGTTTTTAACGGCAATATTCATCCCTTCAAAAGCAAGATAGAGGATGTCGTTGAGTTGTTTGACACTTAAACCTGATCTTGCGATCTTGGTGCTGTCTACAGTGACTTCAAAAGTGTCATAGATATCATCTTCCATTGTATCTATATCTACAAGTCCTTTGGTATGTTTGAAAACATCTTCAACGCGATTTGCCACTTTTCTAATGCCTTTGGCGTGTTTTCCATATACTTCCATAACGATTGCTGAAAGTGTCGGTGGTCCTGCCGGTGGTTCGACAAAAGAGATATCTGTACCAGGGTAAAGCTTCTCACACGATCCTTGAATAACAGGACGCATGCGTTGTACCATCATGTATGAAGGTTCTTCTCTCTCATGCTTTTTTGTAATATTGACAACGATCTCTGCAACATTTTCAGCATTTTTAAACTGGCTTCCTTTGATGAGACCTGCAAAATCAAGTGGAGAACCCATTCCCAAAAATACTTCGGTATCGAGTGCCTCTTTTTCTTTTACAACATAAGAGCTCACGCAGTCCGTTACTCTTTTTGTCTCCTCTATAGAGCTTCCTGTAGGCAGATTGACATAGATATTGAATGTATCATTGTTCTTTCCCGGAAGCATTTTTACTTTAACGATCTCTGTAGGTGCAATCATCAATACAGAAAGGATAAAAGCGGCTAGTGTTCCCAAGAGAATAAATCGTCTTTGAGCAGCGCTTTGAATACCTGCGAATACAAGCTTTTCAAATTTTTTAAACATTAATGTTCTCCTTTGCTGTGGTCAGGGCGTTTTAGAATTCTAACGGCCAGATACGGTGTAAAGATGTAGGCAACAAACAGTGACGCAATAAGTGCGACAGGTACATTGGCAGGAATGGGTTTCATAAACTGTCCCATCATGCCGCCGACAAATGCCATAGGTACCATAGTCATAATGATGGCAAGTGTCGCAATATTTGTCGGTGCGCCAATTTCATCGGTAGCTTTTATCATGATCTCATCATCACTTTCATGTGCAGACTCGATTGAGTGGTAGTGTCTGTGGATATTTTCTATAACGATAATAGCCGCATCGACGAGAAGTCCCAGTGAGAGTAAGAATGCAAAAAGAGTGATACGGTTAATTGTCTGTCCTGTCAAATAGGCAATAAAAAGTGTAATGGCAAGAATGGCAGGAACCGTAAAGGTTACTATGAGCGATTCTCTCCATCCAAGTACGAAGATAAGAAGTATAGCGATAATAATGATAGATAAAATCAGGTGAAATACAAGCTCGTTAACGGCTTCATTGGCACGTTCACCGTCATTTCTTGTGATGACATAACTAATACCGTTTTTAGAGAGATCTTCTTTATACTTTTCTAACTCTTTCTTTACTTCTTCGGCGATAATAACCGCATTTGTTCCCTGGAGTTTTGAAACAGTAAGTGTTACCTGGTCTTTAAACGGAGAAAATTTCCCGTCCTCTTTTACACTGACAAGTGCCGATTTAAAGTTTTGAATATCATAAGAGTTTTCGACTTTTGCAACCTGGTGCAGATAGATAGGAGAACCCATGTACTGAGCTACAATGATATTACCGACATCTTTTGCATCTTCGATGGCATTTTTTACACCTACCATAACGATTTTATTGTCTTTTGTTCTGTTTTTCACTGCAGGGACATTATATGCCAGAGATTGAACAGCCTGCATTATTTGACCCATAGAGAGGTTATAACCGGAGAGCTTGTTGATGTCCACTTCGACATTGAACTGGTGTTTATGCCCGCCTTTTATCTCTGTGACGGCGACATTGTTCAATCCGTTGATATGGTGTTGAATGCTCTTGACCTTGTCATAAAGTTCCGTTTTACTCATACGTGGATTGTTGGAATAGAATGCAACGGAGACAATAGGAATGTCAACGTCAATATCGAGCGGTTTGATGATCGGATTCATCGCACCTTTTGGAAACATATCGGAGTTTTGCATGATCTTGTCATAGACCTTGAGGTTGGAATCCTCTTTCTTCTCACCGATATAAAATGCTACATTGACAATACCGACATTGTCCATTGCCATGCCGTAGATATGCTCAACACCTTTTACCTCTTTGAGTTTTCTCTCGAGTGGTTTTACAATAATCTTTTCAACCTCTTTTGCACTCGAACCAGGGAGTGCAACGATAACGGTTGATCCTGAGACTACCATTTGCGGGTTCTCCTCACGCGGCATAACCATAAGAGCTATATAGCCGATAACAAGTAAAAAGATACCGAGAACTGATGTCAAAGGATTACGTAAAAATCCTTTGGCAAGTTTTCCTGCTGCATCTTTTGGTTCATAGGGTTTATGATGATTCATAGCAGTTCCTTAGTTGATAGTGATGGTAGCATACATACCAGGATAGATTGATTTACTATGTGTTTTAAAAGAGACCTTTATCTTAAATGTATGTGTCATCGGGTTTGAGTTTGGAATGATCGCCGTGATTTTTCCTATCTCTTTAATGCCAAGTGACGGAATCTCTACAATGACTTTTTTGCCATGATGAATACGCGGCATATTGCTTTCTGCAATTTCAGCAGATATTTTAAGATTGCTCAGATCTGAGAGTATGATAGCAGGCATACCAGGCATTGCCATCTCGCCGACTTTAATATTTTTAGCGACGACGACACCGTCATTCGGCGCTTTGATATTGAGGTATTTGTATTGGTTCTCTACTTCTTGAAGTCTCGCTTTTGCAATACTTATCATATCCTGCAGGTTCTTTGCCGCAAGTTCTAGATTTTCAACTTCATATTTTGATACCATATCTTTTTCAAGAAGTCTTTTGTATCTCTCAAGATTAAGTTTTACATTTGTATATTGATTTTCATACATTTGGAGTGAAAGTTCCGCTTGGCGTTTTGCCGAGTCGATCTCACGCGAATCGATCGTATATAAGATTTGTCCGCGTTTTACTTTTTCACCTTCGCTGACATTTACATTTGTTACAAAGCCCATAAAACGGCTTGTGATCATTTTTTGGTTATCTGAGATAACACTTCCTGAAAGTGTCAGTGCCTCCGCCATCAGTGAAGCACCAAGTGCCAGTATCAGTAGTAGTTTCTTCATTTAGTATTTCTCCCCGTTTGCTAGTTTTTCAAATTCAAATATTTTTTCTATACGTTTGTTCTTTGCAATTTGCAGTTGCAAGATCTTTTGGATCTGTGCTGATTGTTTGATGATAACATCGCTCATAGAGACAAGTTTCTCTTTGTATCTGCCTTCATAATTGTCATAGATGGCATTGGCAAGATCGAGTTCACGTTTAAGTGAGGCTATCTCTGCATCAGTACTTTCTATTTGCGTGCGTATTTTAGCAACTTTTAGCGCGATTCCTTCTTTAGCGAGTTCAAGTTGTGACTGCATTTTCATTTTTTCTATTTTTGATTTTTCAATTTTAGCGCTGTCGATACCGCCGTTAAAGAGGTTCCACGAGAGTCTCGCTCCGACTGTATAGGCTTTGTGGTCATTTGCATCACCCAAGAATGTATCGTCTGCCGTAGCTACTTCACCAAAAGCACCAACTGTCGGATAGTATCCTGCTTCACTTGCATCGAGCATGCTTTTGCGGATAGCTAAGCCCTCGTTTGCTTTTTTGATGTCAATATTTCTTGAAAGTACTTCTTTGTCAGAAAATTTTGGCATCGGTACTTCTGATTTTGGCGGTATGATCGCATCGACTTTTTGGTTTAAAAGAAAGCTGATGTAGTGATAGAGCAGTTTTTTGTTTGCATACATCTGAATAAGAAGTCTTTCGACATTTCCTTTTTTCGCTTTAACTTCCAAAAGATCGACTTTTTTTGCATAACCGACATCTATCATAGTTTTTGTTGTGTTTTCAAGTATATTAATATTATGTAAAATTTTATTGAGATTTTTAATGGATGAATCAAGCAGAGCCATATCGTAGTAGCTTTTTTTAAGCTCATACATCTTTTCAGTAGCTATTTTTTCTTTATCGAGTGACTTTATCTTTGTCATCTCATCCATGATGTTTTCATAACTGCTGATAGCAAAACCGGTAAAAAGCGGCACTTCGTACTTGAGTTTGCTTTGGAAGAAATTTCTGTATCCTGGATAATTTAAATCATTTGGTTGAACTTTAAGGACATCTGTTGTTCCTGGAGGTGGTGAAAGAAAGTCAGCAAATCCAAAGTCTCCAAATGTAGCCTCACGCGAGGTTAGTTTAAATCCAAAAACATTTCCGGCATCATTGGAACGTGCCATATCCTGCTCGAAGGTTAGTTTACCCCAATTCATCCCCGAAACTGTATCTTTTTTTGCCTTTGCGCTCTGCACATCATATGTAGCTGCTTTGATCTCAAGGTTTTGAGATTGTAAAAGCTCCAATGCTTGCGAGAGAGTAAGGGCATTAGTCGTTGTGTCATTTGCAGAGAGTACAAGTGCAAATGAAAGCATACTAATGAGTTTTTTCATAATGTAATTTTCCTTTGAGTTGTCATCATAATTTTAAGTAGAGATTATAACATATATTTTATTTTCCTATATCACAATTGCATCACATTTAATCATTTTAGAGTATAATCGGGTTATGAAGATACTATTTGTAATGCTTTTTCTCGTTGTTTCTTTGTTACAGGCGAAGGTCTTTACAAATGCTCTTGCAAAAGAGACATCAC
Proteins encoded in this window:
- the serA gene encoding phosphoglycerate dehydrogenase: MQKYTVVVCDHIHEAGLKMLQDDEAINFVMAADVDKKELVEKIIPTADVAITRSSTDVDSFFLEHADNMKAIVRAGVGVDNVDIPGCSKKGIIVMNVPTANTIAAVELTMTHMLSCMRMFPYSHDHLKNQRIWKREKWYGYELKGKKLGVIGFGNIGSRVAKRAKAFEMDIVAYDPYIDPAKVTDLDMTYTKNFDDILACDVITIHTPKNKETIGIIGEEEIAKMKDGVVLVNCARGDLYNEDALYNGLKSGKIRFAGIDVFGKEPAINNKLLDLDNIVVSPHLGANTYESQYNIGTQAAGNAIEAAKGISYPNALNLPIDESKIPEFVKPFLEMGQKIGFMASQINKSKIVSIRVKGQGEIGNYVDSLATFVTVGAMSHSSETINYVNADFVAKEKGVDVEPVNLGDSAVYKNLITVKLTTNEGTTTISATIFDDGVQRIVSIDGFDNEVAIKGDMILFKNSDVPGVIGSVGTILSNNSVNISDFSLARNENKEALAVILVDNVVSDKTLEELASLEACKSVSYARL
- a CDS encoding efflux RND transporter permease subunit, with protein sequence MFKKFEKLVFAGIQSAAQRRFILLGTLAAFILSVLMIAPTEIVKVKMLPGKNNDTFNIYVNLPTGSSIEETKRVTDCVSSYVVKEKEALDTEVFLGMGSPLDFAGLIKGSQFKNAENVAEIVVNITKKHEREEPSYMMVQRMRPVIQGSCEKLYPGTDISFVEPPAGPPTLSAIVMEVYGKHAKGIRKVANRVEDVFKHTKGLVDIDTMEDDIYDTFEVTVDSTKIARSGLSVKQLNDILYLAFEGMNIAVKNSDKYNDQIPIFLSLSQDSKRFTKKDLASVKAKLASLKLMNKMGMMVPVTELVKVTPKKSNPLIMSKDLHQMTNVLAETDMVSQVYPLLDARKTIIDTFTDDYNVEKTGLFNLRLTDKKTGEIYDLIWDGEMKVTMDTFRDLGGAFIAALILIFLLMVIYYKSYTLSGIILLGSFLSIIGVIVGHWIMDLFTPDTFFLTATSLIGFIALIGISSRNSLLLIDFTKSLMDEKGMHKAEAIAYASATRAKPIFLTAVAIILASTLLAADPVFGGLGVALIFGTVAAVIASLIVVPVLLYTVDLEKHFHFHEKKAVSVEDPV
- a CDS encoding efflux RND transporter permease subunit, coding for MNHHKPYEPKDAAGKLAKGFLRNPLTSVLGIFLLVIGYIALMVMPREENPQMVVSGSTVIVALPGSSAKEVEKIIVKPLERKLKEVKGVEHIYGMAMDNVGIVNVAFYIGEKKEDSNLKVYDKIMQNSDMFPKGAMNPIIKPLDIDVDIPIVSVAFYSNNPRMSKTELYDKVKSIQHHINGLNNVAVTEIKGGHKHQFNVEVDINKLSGYNLSMGQIMQAVQSLAYNVPAVKNRTKDNKIVMVGVKNAIEDAKDVGNIIVAQYMGSPIYLHQVAKVENSYDIQNFKSALVSVKEDGKFSPFKDQVTLTVSKLQGTNAVIIAEEVKKELEKYKEDLSKNGISYVITRNDGERANEAVNELVFHLILSIIIIAILLIFVLGWRESLIVTFTVPAILAITLFIAYLTGQTINRITLFAFLLSLGLLVDAAIIVIENIHRHYHSIESAHESDDEIMIKATDEIGAPTNIATLAIIMTMVPMAFVGGMMGQFMKPIPANVPVALIASLFVAYIFTPYLAVRILKRPDHSKGEH
- a CDS encoding efflux RND transporter periplasmic adaptor subunit, whose amino-acid sequence is MKKLLLILALGASLMAEALTLSGSVISDNQKMITSRFMGFVTNVNVSEGEKVKRGQILYTIDSREIDSAKRQAELSLQMYENQYTNVKLNLERYKRLLEKDMVSKYEVENLELAAKNLQDMISIAKARLQEVENQYKYLNIKAPNDGVVVAKNIKVGEMAMPGMPAIILSDLSNLKISAEIAESNMPRIHHGKKVIVEIPSLGIKEIGKITAIIPNSNPMTHTFKIKVSFKTHSKSIYPGMYATITIN
- a CDS encoding TolC family protein, whose amino-acid sequence is MKKLISMLSFALVLSANDTTTNALTLSQALELLQSQNLEIKAATYDVQSAKAKKDTVSGMNWGKLTFEQDMARSNDAGNVFGFKLTSREATFGDFGFADFLSPPPGTTDVLKVQPNDLNYPGYRNFFQSKLKYEVPLFTGFAISSYENIMDEMTKIKSLDKEKIATEKMYELKKSYYDMALLDSSIKNLNKILHNINILENTTKTMIDVGYAKKVDLLEVKAKKGNVERLLIQMYANKKLLYHYISFLLNQKVDAIIPPKSEVPMPKFSDKEVLSRNIDIKKANEGLAIRKSMLDASEAGYYPTVGAFGEVATADDTFLGDANDHKAYTVGARLSWNLFNGGIDSAKIEKSKIEKMKMQSQLELAKEGIALKVAKIRTQIESTDAEIASLKRELDLANAIYDNYEGRYKEKLVSMSDVIIKQSAQIQKILQLQIAKNKRIEKIFEFEKLANGEKY